The following coding sequences are from one Microbulbifer sp. TB1203 window:
- a CDS encoding PilC/PilY family type IV pilus protein: MSFLASGKKLYTSLIGALLGLGVAHSAMSLELAQTPLFLSQPVRPVVMLNMSNDHQLYFKAYDDYSDLTKDGVPDTTYVHGHKYYGYFDSDKCYKYQNNRFEPSRKVNDRYCNGGGNSGEWSGNFLNWATMTRVDVVRKILYGGYRSTDSDSATVLERALLPNDAHSFAKYYDGTDIPILTPFSRPDGFGNKKNDGLTICNTTEGSGFSQSVDTSSHPPLMRVARGNYSLWASNERWQCRWGLGSNANDTAKTEINAHSSSPVFDSDKLGAGDYNVRVKACASGLLEENCRSYPSGSVKPAGLLQKYGENGEIYFGLMTGSYKKNTSGGVLRKNVGDLTDEINVETNGTFISNVNGILSTLNRLRIHGYDYSDGLYDHVNESCPFGLTGIEDGICSNWGNPQSEIYLESLRYLAGKSPAYSADDSQYIPGLSEASWTAPLSTENYCAPVNVLQFNASTSSYDGDALNGGDIGANIDTWTNNVGTAEQIHGKPYFVGESGGDSDDELCTPKTVTALSDVQGTCPDAPRLKGTYDIAGLAYYARSNDINSTLTGVQKVRTYGIALASATPSVTVKVPGGSGKVVNILPACQNKKTDNDGVREGNCAIVDFKIVPQTSEAGVNSGKLYINWEAAEQGGDYDSDMWGVLDYDVSSLGVTISTTVVEGSSSRPLEFGYVLSGTQDDGYHAHSGINNAIDGISCVVFPNNAYCGQNDLNRHYYPIGSSSASQLESPLYYAAKWGGYGEKENGQEPSESEIQAGDPETYFYAIDPAELETKLAAALDKVASDLGSASAVATNSTRLGTDTYIYQALFDSADWSGEIKAIQLHKDGSLATTAFWSTRNNNIFPSHDLRTIYTYSDGDGDGIKDFASFQWDNLSVADQALLSDDDGEAIGQDRLNWVRGQNVAGMRERSTLLGDIVNSNPAYAGRRDYHFDRLPDGLGGDEISIEEGGVTTTVGRYTHYYNTHKKNRQEVLYVGANDGMLHAFNANTGAELFAYIPSVAIEKLKNMTLPNYGAPSSNPHKYSVDGKIFVGDAYFTHNSVTKWRNVLVGTYGAGAKGLFALDVTDPGSPDLLFELNGDDHDDIGNIMGQPQIAPVDGKWQIVIGNGYNSANGQAKLIMVDLNNPSPANILAVATNGSGSNGLAGPSLMVNSDAEVTAAYAGDLLGNMWKFDKANNGDWQVAYRAGGMNNGDPVPLFKAEDGNGNAQPITAAPTLGLNTKLNGATMVYFGTGSYIAGSDNQAGDVIQSVYTIADTGSPIEDSNLEDDVSARDAYLLEKVITETNGTRAVSNNATEWWSTEGGATAKRGWYMDLLPQGVATPTGERVISKPLLLYDRLLFPTLITSSNACAFGGSGWEMELVAVGDQYSGHSIYGEGGTASDYAIIGYSEVIRAGEKVYRPASDIKGNLEAPPGDKPKGVDGRMSWRQLK; the protein is encoded by the coding sequence ATGTCTTTTCTAGCTTCCGGGAAAAAACTTTACACAAGCCTGATTGGCGCTCTGCTGGGGCTTGGTGTGGCGCACAGCGCCATGTCATTGGAATTGGCTCAAACCCCCCTGTTTCTGTCGCAGCCGGTGCGCCCGGTGGTCATGTTGAATATGTCCAATGATCACCAGTTGTACTTCAAGGCCTATGACGACTATTCCGATCTGACGAAAGATGGAGTGCCGGATACCACTTATGTGCATGGCCACAAGTATTACGGCTACTTCGATAGCGACAAATGTTATAAGTATCAGAATAATCGTTTCGAACCCAGTCGCAAAGTTAATGATCGGTATTGCAATGGCGGTGGCAATAGTGGCGAATGGAGCGGCAATTTCCTGAACTGGGCGACCATGACCCGCGTGGATGTGGTGCGCAAGATTTTGTATGGCGGTTATCGCTCGACCGACAGTGATAGCGCTACGGTATTGGAACGTGCTCTTTTGCCCAATGATGCCCATTCCTTTGCCAAATACTATGATGGGACAGACATTCCCATCCTGACTCCATTTTCCCGCCCTGATGGATTTGGCAACAAGAAGAATGACGGCCTAACGATATGCAATACCACGGAGGGGTCCGGGTTTTCTCAGAGTGTCGACACCAGTTCCCATCCCCCGCTGATGCGCGTGGCCCGCGGGAATTACTCTCTCTGGGCTAGCAATGAGCGCTGGCAGTGCCGTTGGGGGCTGGGCAGTAATGCCAATGATACTGCAAAGACTGAAATTAATGCCCATTCAAGCAGTCCTGTTTTTGACAGCGATAAGCTGGGGGCCGGCGATTACAATGTTCGGGTAAAGGCCTGCGCTTCCGGTCTGCTGGAAGAAAACTGCAGGAGTTACCCCAGCGGCAGCGTCAAGCCTGCCGGCTTGCTGCAGAAATACGGAGAGAACGGCGAAATCTATTTCGGTTTAATGACTGGTTCTTACAAGAAAAATACCTCCGGTGGGGTGTTGCGCAAAAATGTCGGCGATCTGACGGATGAGATCAATGTGGAAACCAACGGAACCTTTATTAGTAATGTCAATGGCATTCTGAGCACACTGAATCGCCTGCGCATTCATGGGTATGACTATAGCGATGGCTTATACGACCATGTGAATGAAAGTTGCCCGTTTGGCTTGACTGGCATTGAAGATGGTATATGTAGCAACTGGGGAAATCCCCAGTCGGAGATATACCTGGAGTCACTGCGTTACTTGGCAGGAAAGAGCCCCGCATACAGTGCTGACGATTCCCAGTATATTCCCGGTTTGAGTGAGGCCAGCTGGACTGCACCACTCAGCACGGAAAACTACTGTGCTCCGGTCAATGTGCTGCAATTTAACGCATCCACCAGTTCCTATGACGGTGATGCCTTGAACGGAGGTGATATTGGGGCGAATATAGATACTTGGACCAATAATGTCGGAACGGCAGAGCAGATCCACGGAAAACCCTACTTTGTAGGAGAAAGTGGTGGCGATAGTGATGATGAATTGTGTACTCCCAAGACGGTAACGGCCCTTTCTGATGTGCAAGGTACCTGTCCGGATGCTCCCCGTTTGAAAGGCACCTATGATATTGCCGGCTTGGCCTATTACGCCCGTAGCAACGATATCAATTCAACGCTGACTGGTGTACAGAAGGTGCGGACCTATGGGATTGCTTTGGCGTCGGCCACGCCGTCAGTCACCGTTAAGGTGCCAGGCGGCAGCGGTAAGGTAGTCAATATTCTGCCCGCATGCCAGAACAAAAAAACAGATAATGACGGAGTACGTGAAGGCAACTGCGCGATCGTTGATTTTAAAATAGTTCCACAGACCTCAGAGGCTGGGGTGAACTCCGGCAAGTTGTATATCAACTGGGAGGCCGCCGAGCAAGGGGGGGACTATGACTCCGATATGTGGGGGGTGCTGGATTACGACGTCAGTTCTTTGGGAGTCACTATCTCTACCACAGTGGTGGAGGGCTCCTCTAGCCGTCCTTTGGAATTCGGGTATGTGCTAAGTGGCACTCAAGATGATGGATACCATGCGCATTCCGGGATAAATAACGCTATTGATGGCATATCTTGCGTGGTTTTTCCCAATAATGCGTATTGTGGGCAAAACGATCTCAACCGGCACTATTACCCAATAGGAAGTTCGAGTGCATCCCAGTTGGAATCTCCCCTTTACTATGCCGCAAAGTGGGGCGGATACGGAGAGAAAGAAAATGGGCAGGAGCCTAGCGAAAGTGAAATCCAGGCCGGAGACCCGGAAACCTATTTCTATGCCATAGACCCCGCGGAACTGGAAACGAAGCTGGCGGCGGCCTTGGACAAAGTTGCGTCCGATCTGGGTTCCGCCTCCGCGGTAGCCACCAACTCCACCCGCCTGGGTACAGATACCTATATCTATCAGGCGCTGTTCGATAGTGCCGACTGGAGCGGTGAGATCAAGGCGATTCAATTGCATAAGGATGGCTCCCTTGCGACCACGGCTTTCTGGAGCACCCGGAATAACAATATTTTCCCCTCGCACGATCTACGCACTATTTATACCTATAGCGATGGCGATGGCGATGGTATCAAGGACTTTGCCAGCTTCCAGTGGGACAACCTGAGTGTGGCGGACCAGGCGCTGCTTTCGGATGATGATGGTGAGGCAATTGGTCAGGATCGCCTCAATTGGGTGCGAGGACAAAATGTAGCCGGCATGCGCGAGCGATCCACTCTACTGGGGGATATCGTCAACTCCAACCCCGCTTATGCGGGCCGCAGGGACTATCACTTCGATCGGTTGCCGGATGGTCTGGGCGGAGATGAAATTTCTATTGAGGAAGGTGGGGTTACTACCACCGTGGGCCGCTATACCCATTACTACAACACTCACAAGAAAAACCGCCAGGAAGTGCTCTATGTCGGCGCCAACGACGGCATGTTGCACGCCTTCAATGCGAATACCGGTGCGGAACTTTTTGCTTATATTCCATCGGTAGCCATTGAAAAGCTCAAGAATATGACCCTGCCCAATTATGGCGCGCCTTCTTCAAACCCCCACAAGTACAGTGTGGATGGGAAAATCTTTGTTGGAGACGCCTACTTTACCCACAACAGTGTGACCAAGTGGCGCAATGTGTTGGTGGGTACCTACGGCGCGGGTGCCAAGGGGCTGTTTGCCCTGGATGTGACCGACCCGGGAAGCCCCGATCTGCTGTTTGAATTGAATGGGGATGACCATGATGATATCGGCAATATTATGGGACAGCCCCAGATAGCGCCGGTGGATGGTAAGTGGCAGATTGTGATTGGCAACGGTTATAACTCCGCTAATGGTCAAGCCAAGCTGATCATGGTGGATTTGAATAATCCGAGCCCGGCTAATATTCTAGCTGTTGCTACCAATGGTTCCGGCTCCAATGGCCTCGCTGGCCCCTCACTGATGGTCAATAGTGATGCAGAGGTGACTGCCGCCTATGCGGGAGACCTACTGGGCAATATGTGGAAGTTTGATAAGGCCAATAATGGCGATTGGCAAGTGGCTTATCGAGCAGGAGGTATGAATAACGGAGATCCAGTTCCGCTTTTCAAGGCGGAAGATGGCAATGGTAATGCCCAGCCGATTACTGCCGCGCCGACACTGGGGCTCAACACGAAACTGAATGGGGCCACCATGGTTTATTTCGGCACCGGCAGTTATATCGCAGGTAGCGACAATCAGGCGGGAGATGTTATCCAGAGCGTTTACACCATTGCGGATACCGGGTCGCCCATAGAGGACAGCAACCTTGAGGACGATGTCTCTGCGCGGGACGCTTATCTACTGGAAAAGGTCATTACCGAAACCAATGGCACGCGCGCGGTTTCCAACAATGCCACTGAGTGGTGGAGCACCGAGGGCGGTGCCACCGCCAAGCGTGGCTGGTATATGGATCTGTTGCCCCAGGGTGTGGCGACGCCCACCGGCGAGCGAGTGATCAGCAAACCGCTGTTGCTGTATGATCGCCTTCTTTTCCCGACATTGATTACCTCCAGCAACGCCTGCGCCTTCGGTGGCAGCGGTTGGGAAATGGAGCTGGTTGCCGTTGGGGACCAGTACAGCGGCCATTCCATCTATGGCGAGGGAGGTACCGCATCGGATTACGCAATTATCGGTTACT
- the pilV gene encoding type IV pilus modification protein PilV, whose product MQTNHSQRGATLIEVMVTVLILSTSLLGLAALQNKSLQYNHSAYLRSQANILASDLLDRARINRGNLAGYNLTVDATVTGTSVADQDLSAWRTNLSNALPNGTGGITCNNTGICTVTIQWSEKDATGVADGNGRVDNSLSSFQYTTRI is encoded by the coding sequence ATGCAGACAAATCACAGCCAGCGGGGCGCAACACTGATCGAAGTGATGGTCACCGTGCTTATCCTCTCCACTTCGCTATTGGGCCTCGCCGCCCTGCAGAACAAATCCCTGCAGTACAACCACAGTGCCTATTTGCGTTCCCAGGCGAATATTCTCGCGTCCGACCTGCTGGATAGAGCGCGTATCAACCGAGGCAATCTTGCCGGCTATAACCTGACGGTGGACGCCACCGTGACAGGCACATCCGTTGCCGACCAGGATCTGAGCGCGTGGCGCACCAATCTGAGCAATGCCCTCCCCAATGGTACCGGCGGCATCACCTGCAACAACACTGGCATCTGCACCGTGACCATCCAGTGGTCCGAGAAAGATGCCACCGGCGTGGCCGATGGTAATGGCCGGGTAGATAACAGCCTCAGCAGCTTTCAATACACAACAAGAATTTAA
- a CDS encoding PilW family protein, whose translation MRKQRGVSLVELMVAITIGLILMTGVVQLFLSSRATFTTQQAISRVQETGRLAMEFLGQDIRMAGYMGCMSRNLNYESALKPTTSPAFDFGAAIEGIDDYPDAQQTGYPDALEGTDMVVVRSANGSGVGVISNNNGAQLNVDYTGKVADACRDSGGGTSDMLSGLCEEDILVISNCARAMVFQATELQETAGGGGTTASVNVVHAQNTDNPGNDFSSWGGSSGAMVRFGPESEVIKMTTTFYYVANNGADRPSLYQKVGNAPEEELLTGVEDMQIFYGLDSNDDGVPNNYVDADNVSDWELVLSARVELLVQSSEDNVLAESQSYTFPTGAASTPATDRRLRQVFVNTIGIRSRLP comes from the coding sequence ATGCGCAAGCAACGGGGTGTATCGCTCGTAGAATTGATGGTGGCCATTACGATAGGCCTGATATTGATGACCGGCGTGGTGCAACTGTTCCTCTCCAGTCGCGCCACCTTCACCACCCAGCAGGCGATTTCTCGAGTGCAGGAAACCGGGCGCTTGGCCATGGAGTTTCTGGGGCAGGATATTCGCATGGCGGGATATATGGGGTGTATGAGTCGCAATCTGAATTATGAAAGCGCTCTTAAACCGACAACTTCTCCGGCTTTCGACTTTGGTGCGGCTATCGAGGGCATTGATGATTACCCCGACGCGCAGCAGACGGGCTATCCGGACGCGCTTGAAGGAACAGATATGGTTGTTGTCAGGAGTGCCAATGGCAGTGGGGTAGGCGTGATCAGCAACAATAACGGCGCACAGCTGAATGTGGATTATACCGGGAAGGTGGCGGATGCCTGCCGGGATTCTGGGGGTGGTACCAGCGATATGCTCAGCGGCCTGTGTGAAGAAGATATATTGGTTATTTCCAACTGCGCGAGAGCTATGGTATTTCAGGCTACGGAACTTCAGGAGACTGCTGGGGGGGGCGGCACTACTGCCAGTGTGAATGTGGTGCACGCCCAAAATACAGATAATCCAGGCAACGACTTTTCTTCCTGGGGTGGATCGTCTGGCGCCATGGTCAGATTTGGGCCAGAGTCAGAAGTGATCAAGATGACAACCACTTTTTACTACGTTGCCAATAACGGCGCGGACAGACCCTCTCTATATCAGAAAGTTGGGAACGCACCTGAGGAGGAACTTCTAACAGGCGTTGAAGATATGCAGATATTCTATGGGCTGGACTCTAACGATGATGGAGTGCCGAACAACTATGTCGATGCCGACAATGTGTCGGATTGGGAGCTTGTTCTGAGTGCGCGAGTGGAACTCCTGGTACAGAGCTCGGAAGATAATGTATTGGCTGAATCGCAGTCATACACATTCCCGACTGGCGCTGCCTCAACACCGGCGACTGATCGCCGTCTGCGACAGGTTTTTGTCAATACCATCGGCATTCGAAGCCGCCTGCCCTGA
- a CDS encoding GspH/FimT family pseudopilin — protein MGQKPQVLQGQGGFTLIELMVTIAVLAIVVTIAAPSFTTMIHNNQSVALGEELVTAINFARAEAVKRGDNVSICASSDGTTCGGNWTQGWIVVADNASGAAAPNPDGNPLRAWEAPNGNAVITVTPGFIRFTRLGTRPRTAGAGDVTITSSVTGCGSNAARTITVGLAGLINSSRSDCQ, from the coding sequence ATGGGACAAAAACCACAGGTACTGCAAGGGCAGGGGGGCTTTACCCTGATCGAACTGATGGTAACCATCGCGGTGCTCGCCATTGTCGTCACCATCGCAGCCCCCAGCTTTACCACCATGATCCACAACAACCAGTCCGTGGCGCTGGGGGAAGAGCTGGTAACGGCCATCAACTTCGCGCGGGCGGAAGCGGTCAAGCGCGGGGACAATGTTTCCATCTGTGCCAGCAGCGATGGCACCACCTGTGGCGGCAACTGGACCCAGGGTTGGATTGTGGTTGCCGACAACGCCAGCGGTGCCGCGGCCCCCAACCCCGATGGCAATCCATTGCGCGCCTGGGAGGCGCCCAATGGCAATGCGGTGATTACCGTTACCCCCGGTTTCATCCGCTTTACCCGCCTCGGCACCCGGCCGCGTACCGCCGGCGCCGGCGACGTAACCATCACCTCCAGCGTCACCGGCTGCGGCAGCAACGCCGCCCGCACCATCACCGTCGGCCTGGCGGGCCTGATCAACAGCTCTCGCTCCGACTGCCAGTAG
- a CDS encoding PilX N-terminal domain-containing pilus assembly protein yields the protein MSTRARLSSQRGATLLVGLIMLLLMTVIALAAVRGSGMQELMAGNMRDRNLAFQAAEAGLRAGEQVLNGAALPGFQNGSTTTGYVKNLTGSRRTGFWDGYDWANRSAATSMGLGQVESQPVFVIEEVTSTLASSGADGGAVDWLNILKTEDVVYYRITSRGVGGTSNSEVIVQSTYKR from the coding sequence ATGAGTACACGAGCGAGATTATCTTCCCAGCGCGGCGCGACACTGTTGGTTGGGTTGATCATGCTGCTATTGATGACAGTTATAGCCCTTGCCGCCGTGCGCGGCAGTGGCATGCAGGAATTGATGGCGGGCAATATGCGAGATCGCAATCTGGCATTCCAGGCCGCGGAAGCGGGGCTGCGCGCAGGGGAGCAAGTGTTGAACGGTGCCGCCCTGCCGGGGTTCCAAAATGGCAGCACTACCACCGGCTATGTAAAGAATCTGACTGGAAGCCGAAGAACGGGCTTCTGGGATGGGTACGATTGGGCTAATAGGTCTGCCGCAACCAGCATGGGTCTGGGTCAGGTTGAGAGTCAGCCGGTTTTCGTGATCGAGGAAGTCACCAGCACTCTGGCCAGCAGCGGCGCCGATGGCGGTGCCGTTGATTGGTTGAACATACTTAAAACAGAAGATGTCGTCTACTACCGGATAACAAGCCGCGGTGTTGGTGGTACATCTAACTCTGAAGTGATAGTTCAATCCACTTATAAGCGCTAA